The following nucleotide sequence is from Juglans microcarpa x Juglans regia isolate MS1-56 chromosome 6D, Jm3101_v1.0, whole genome shotgun sequence.
CCCGGCTACCCTAGTTTCATCAAGTGAGAGGGCTTGACATCtgcttcaaatttaattaagaaaaaagaatcatGCTTCAAGTTAACTTGCAAGTTATAAGAATGTTAATCCAAAGAAATAGATCAAGCTACCTTCCTGCGGTAGAATCAAGTCCTGTGGACTCCGGGTATACCAAGCCTGTAAAATCAATCTCCTTTCCTGTAAAAAGGGCTTGACCCTACAATAACCATCACACAAGACATTGTTTCATATTCATTCTCAAAAGAAATGATGAAGACTATTGTCGACCGGATGGTTGATATTTTAAGCTGCAATCTGCCTAATCAAAAACACCATACCAGTAAAGTTTTATTGTTTCCTAGAGTAATAGGTGTAGGAAATGCTCGATCAGTGGTGCTTGCTGCAACAGTTAAGATCCATGGTGCTGTGTTATGAACTGTGTATGCTGAAGGTCCGTCATTTGCGGCTCCACAAACTACAGTGATTCCCCTGGCCACAGCATGGAATGAACCAGTGGCAATGCCATCACGTTCATCAACCTCTGAGAACAGAGGAATGGAAGACCCAATTGACAAAGATAAAACATCAACCCCATCATGTATGGCATCGTCAAAAGCTTTCAGCATATCAGCTGCTGCACATTGGCCTCCAAGTATATTCCAGCAAACCTTGTATATGGCCAAGCGAGCACGGGGTGCACCACCTCTAACAGTTCCAGTAGCAAGGCCCCTGAAGCTAACATTGCCCACGAAGGAACCACCAGCGGTGCTGGCAGTGTGCGTGCCATGTCCATTTGCGTCTCTGGGAGATAAGTATTCTCGGTCTCCAGATGTGTTCAATGGCTGTCCGTACTCTGCAAGAAATCCATCGATGTACGAACGGGCtccaattattttcttattgcaGTTTGTTGTGGCATTGAATTTGTCCCCAGATATGCAGACACCCTTCCATCGAGATGGAACTGGCCCGAGACCATCTTCCCCGAAAGATTTGGACTCTGGCCATATTCCTATTTCATTAGGCAACTAGTCAAGCGTCCATTATAGacgagagagatagagagacacagatagagacagagagatgattgtaatgatgaagatgCTGAACCTGTATCGAAGACACCTATGATAACTCCATCGCCCATTTTACTGTTGTGAAGAATATTGTTTGGAGACTGAGGAGACAGACCGAGAAAATCCCAGCTCCTAGTTGTCTGCAGCTTGTGCAGACTATTTGGTATGACGCGAACAACCCCAGGCAACTCTAAAATACCCGTCACACGATCAACAAAAGGAACAATGCTAAGACAACTATTATGATTGTAACTCTAATATCCGAAAACTAGagttcattattttatatgttggtGATCGCATGCATGGAATTGTAGACTCTAGATATGATCATCTACTTTTTCATAGCTATTGATTGGGCTGGTACCAGCAAGTTGTTGTGCTTGAGACTCTGTAAGCTTAGCTGCAAATCCAGAGAACCCATGCTTGTAACTGTAGACCATCAAACCTGAGGCCATTTCCTTGCttcagagagaaaaaagtacCAATAAtcagaagaaaacaaacattttaCTAAGATTTATTAGGGATCTCAGCCAATCCAGGTTGAAGtacataaaattttgtttatctcGTCATATATTTAAGCCATACCTCCCTACTACTGTGGCAAGCATATCATGATGTGAGCCTGTAATCAACTTGGGATCGTCTCGCGGCTTCTCTCCCAGATAAACTATATGAACCTGTAGATTGTAAGAGGAATTTAAGCACACCCGACCGATTAAGGGCTTCTAAATATTAATCAGCCACACCCAAGTTGGGATGATGGAGTATTAAATATTACGTACGTTGCTTCTTGCCTTCACGATTGTTGTAATACTCTGGCCATTCAGAACCAAGATTAGATACACTAAAACAAACATTGAAGGACTCATCTTGTTCCCCATATCATCCGACCgttccacagagagagagagagatggcctCTTGGACACCTAAAAATGTGCAGAATTCATTTGGGTTCTGCAAATATGTTTTTGATTCAAGTTTGATACCAGTAACAACGTAACCGTCGGTCTCAGGCTCACGGTGAGGTTGCTCCTTAAAGTTGTGGGAACTTGATGAATTGAAGTCAAGACTTTATGCACACAAACCTGGATCATTTGACtgtaatttcttaattaataaggGACAGTGATGGCAGTTAATGTGGTACAGAATCAGTCATCCAATGGGATAAGAAGAAGGATCATGCTAGCcgacctataatttttttgttaatatttttattaattaaaaaaatatataattttattaataatcactttttttaattattaaataaaataaataaataaataaaattaaaatacatgaacaatAAGATTAATCGATAAATTTAAGAGATTCTACtaccattttccaaaaaaaaaaaaaatcttaattcatgTAAACTACAGGGAAGTTGTATAGCCACGCATGTAATCTCACTTACCGTACACGCCCAGGTCCAGGCCGTGAAAAGGTATCTTCAAGTCGATGGACTCCAAAACTTGACTAGTGCACTCCACGCAGATTGAGTTTACGAGCATCTCATTCCAGGTGAAATAGTGGAACATAGTAATTTCTTAAGAATTAAGTCATCTTGTGGCACCGAAAGAACTGTACGTACGTAAACAGGCATTTAAAAGTACACGCATAGAAGCCCAAAAGCAGAAGTCAACTGAAAGATGGGGGACATTGTGTGGTATTGGACAATATCTATAGTAAGAAACTCGATTACCATTTGAAGCTAAACTACACCACTTTTTACGGCACATGTTTGATCTAAATGATAAGCAGTGAACTGTGAAAGTAACAGTATCATGTACGAAAGGTAGATCCCAAGCAGACTGCATTGGGAGGAAGTTGATCTGAAAGGTTTGTATGGCTTGATTCTCGTTTTTTAACAAGTTAGGCTTGATTCTTGGTAAGAATGTTCACCACTCAAAACTACATATGTTGATGTCCGTTCACTTTGTAACGACACTCACCATAATTGTCTGTCTCAAGCACTTTATGCAATATGGAGATAAATAAACGCATGgatgttacaaaatattaaatgttgTTGGCAAACAGTGGATATCAAAGGAATAATGTTAGTTATAGTTACGAGTTGCGTAAGTAttgcatattctttttaaaaaaagagtggaatttaatattaaaaaattaattttttttatataaattttatatttttttaaaaaaaataaatgagtgcGTAGTGTTTAGTAACTCTATTATTGCAAGAATACTGATAAAATTACTACTGttttactatctatttattatttatagtgtatttatttttttatcatttttttaaatatttttttaacattcttaattattaaaaaaattaaaaaatatataattttattaatagtcacattcttaattattaagtaaaattaaaaattaaaaaaaataaatataaaaaataataataaatagattataaaaaaataataatcttatcATTTTTGTCAGATATCACAAATATCGTTTTCCTGACAGAAGATACAGAAAATGGGTCCATTTGTACAGGCATAAAGGCCTCCATGTAATGCGCGTCCCAAAAGTCTACAAGCAAGAGCGAAATTCCGCATCGACATCATCGAGAAATGATCAAGGGTTCCCCACTTTCTAGAGCCGTAGAATTTTCCACCCCAAATGAATGCTTTCCTGTCCACGAAAAGAGGTTTAATACCACAGTTTTTCCAAGCAATCTGAAAGGTACATGCCTAGAGACTTGGACTTTATACCactttcatttaattttagaataatgatatatacataatatattgtataatatattacataataatattataaaataaagatatttttataaaattaaattatttttataaaatattttataaaaatacttctcatttaaaatataattgtataaagtattataaaaaatattatgtataaataatttttcttaattttaaaaggGTCACATGCGTCTGAATGGAAACATTCAACCGGAGATCAGCAACGGTTTGTTACAGAAGCTTTCAAAATGTCGCTGCTACATTAACTATATGCATTAATGAAATGCGTCAGGATATGCTTTCAAAATGGCCCTCACGTGCGGCTTGTTTGAGGTTTCCAACGGCTACATGCGCCATACCAGCAGTTTCGTTTTGTCGAGATCTTCCAAATCTAGGCTACCCTGTCTCCATCCCACCGGTGCGTGACTGCCACGTGCCATCACAGGAGCGCAGGAATGTAAATGATCACTGGCCGCAGATCAATCCACCTGATGCCGGATTTTTCACTATATTATCGCTTTCCCTAAACCGTGATCTCAAAGAAAGGATTGTGGATCTCTCCAAAAATATCCCAATACAACAAGCAACAGTGCACCCGCCACTCTCACCACTTTCAACGGAGATTCCATCACTACCAGCAGTGGTTCCATTGTTTGCAATTTTTTGTAAGCAACTTATTTCTATCTTTTAAGACGGCGTCCTTTTTGTAGGACATGGATGAAGATTAAGAAATTGgtcacaaaaatttatttttttcttttcttttttatccacCACTTTATACTGTTATTATTGTTCTGGGGTGTTTGTTGGAAATTCTAATGAAATATACttgcttgcttagaaaaaagaATTGCTGGAATgggttttctttccttctctctagaaagagaatctcttccttctctctaaAAAGCTCAAATCACTCTGAGTACCTCCGCCGGAGAGGAGGGTGAGAGTTGTGTGAATATGTTTTCCACCCTCCTCtccatcttcattttctttccactaCCACTGTGTGAATATGCTTTCATGatagtgttttttttctctcatcccCTCTACCGGTTCGGTTTTCGTTAGATCTATTGCACTCCGA
It contains:
- the LOC121235635 gene encoding subtilisin-like protease SBT3.5 isoform X1, with the protein product MGNKMSPSMFVLVYLILVLNGQSITTIVKARSNVHIVYLGEKPRDDPKLITGSHHDMLATVVGSKEMASGLMVYSYKHGFSGFAAKLTESQAQQLAELPGVVRVIPNSLHKLQTTRSWDFLGLSPQSPNNILHNSKMGDGVIIGVFDTGIWPESKSFGEDGLGPVPSRWKGVCISGDKFNATTNCNKKIIGARSYIDGFLAEYGQPLNTSGDREYLSPRDANGHGTHTASTAGGSFVGNVSFRGLATGTVRGGAPRARLAIYKVCWNILGGQCAAADMLKAFDDAIHDGVDVLSLSIGSSIPLFSEVDERDGIATGSFHAVARGITVVCGAANDGPSAYTVHNTAPWILTVAASTTDRAFPTPITLGNNKTLLGQALFTGKEIDFTGLVYPESTGLDSTAGRCQALSLDETRVAGNVVLCFTSMYMARQISLRSASTAVQEAGGVGLIVAKHPSDILTSCDAEFPCIEVDYEIGTQILFYIRSTGNPLVKLSPTKTIVGMPVSPKVAYFSSRGPSSIAPAILKPDITAPGANILAATTAFDRSMDGGYAMRSGTSMATPHISGIVALLKALHPNWSPAAIKSALFTTAWQTGPSGLPIFAEGSPQKLANPFDFGGGIANPNKAADPGMVYDMGTTDYINYLCAMAYNNSAISRLTGQSMVCPSKKPSILDVNLPSITIPSLRNSITITRTVTNVATSTSIYRAVIEPPFGIMISVKPNVLEFNSTVKKISFRVTISTTHKVNTGYYFGSLTWINGVHAVRSPLSVRTEVLQSNAADY